The following are from one region of the Marinomonas sp. CT5 genome:
- a CDS encoding tripartite tricarboxylate transporter permease, with the protein MYMDLISALPSVLTLDNFFAIVIGVLSGIAVGAMPGLSATMAISVLVPFTFGLDPLVALGLMAGIYNGAMYGGAIPAVLLRIPGTPAAVATSFDGYPMAQQGRGGFALQIAVVSSAIGGIASALALMLLAPPLAKVTLLFGPSEVFWIAVFGLCSIIFLLGESPIKGLISACFGIFVSMVGADPITSEDRFTFGQLELLDGINMVILLVGLYAMPPVIDLLEQPLDTKEAGKALKTESLLRSLPKMFRFWKTWLRSSLIGVWIGILPGAGGSMAAFMSYNEARRASNNPSEWGQGEPEGVAASETANNADTASALIPALTLGIPGTAVAAVMLGGLLVHGLQPGPMLFRDNPDIVFGFMWQFLFGAILLIFLGGSLATNSFSHLLKLPRPVLGAIIIVLMFIGVYSINERMFDVYLMLGFGLIGYVMDKFKFPLPPVVLGLILGGFAEENLRLTLLIGQGQWSALFANTTSLVLVAMTIAVVIGPMIKRRLTKNRQSKGE; encoded by the coding sequence ATGTATATGGATCTTATTTCAGCTCTTCCGAGCGTACTCACGTTAGATAACTTTTTTGCCATTGTGATCGGGGTTTTATCCGGTATCGCAGTGGGTGCTATGCCTGGTCTTAGTGCGACCATGGCTATCTCTGTTTTGGTGCCTTTTACATTTGGTCTAGACCCATTAGTGGCGTTGGGCTTGATGGCCGGTATTTATAATGGGGCCATGTATGGTGGTGCAATCCCAGCCGTCTTGTTACGTATACCTGGCACTCCTGCGGCGGTAGCAACCAGCTTTGATGGTTACCCTATGGCTCAGCAAGGTCGTGGCGGTTTCGCATTGCAAATTGCGGTGGTTTCTTCTGCAATTGGCGGTATTGCTAGTGCGTTGGCTTTGATGTTACTTGCGCCACCATTGGCAAAAGTCACGCTACTATTTGGCCCATCAGAAGTCTTTTGGATCGCTGTATTTGGTTTGTGCAGTATTATCTTTTTGCTAGGTGAAAGCCCAATAAAAGGTTTGATTAGTGCGTGCTTTGGGATTTTTGTCTCCATGGTTGGTGCAGACCCTATTACCAGTGAAGACCGTTTTACGTTTGGACAACTGGAGTTACTGGATGGTATCAACATGGTTATTTTGTTGGTTGGCCTTTACGCTATGCCACCAGTAATCGATTTGCTTGAGCAACCACTAGATACCAAAGAAGCGGGCAAAGCGCTTAAAACGGAATCGTTACTACGCAGCTTACCTAAGATGTTTCGTTTCTGGAAAACCTGGTTACGCTCATCTCTAATCGGTGTATGGATTGGTATTTTGCCAGGTGCCGGTGGTTCAATGGCGGCGTTCATGTCATACAATGAAGCGCGTCGTGCCAGTAATAACCCAAGCGAGTGGGGTCAAGGTGAACCTGAAGGGGTCGCAGCCTCTGAAACCGCCAACAATGCTGATACGGCATCTGCTCTTATTCCTGCTTTGACACTAGGTATTCCTGGTACAGCAGTCGCCGCCGTTATGCTCGGTGGTCTGTTGGTGCACGGTTTACAGCCTGGGCCAATGTTATTCCGCGATAATCCGGACATTGTTTTCGGCTTTATGTGGCAGTTCTTGTTCGGTGCTATTTTGTTGATTTTCCTTGGTGGTTCCTTAGCAACAAATAGCTTCTCTCATCTATTAAAGCTTCCTCGTCCAGTATTAGGGGCCATCATCATAGTGTTGATGTTTATCGGTGTGTATTCGATTAACGAACGCATGTTCGATGTTTACCTAATGTTGGGATTTGGCTTAATTGGCTATGTCATGGATAAGTTTAAATTTCCATTACCTCCTGTGGTATTGGGTTTGATCTTAGGTGGCTTTGCTGAAGAAAATCTACGCTTAACGCTGTTGATTGGTCAGGGGCAGTGGTCTGCTTTGTTTGCCAATACAACGAGCCTAGTGTTGGTGGCGATGACGATTGCTGTTGTCATTGGCCCAATGATCAAGCGTCGTCTTACCAAAAATCGTCAATCTAAAGGGGAATGA
- the dctP gene encoding TRAP transporter substrate-binding protein DctP yields MTLKMLVASAIMACSVAAHATNWTGYTYSSVSTTAAVKGMNRISERVAAETDGDLKIKIHLGKTLQIKSSDITQAVGDGIVDFAADFFFSGNVPIARVLNLPMLINNNQEWKKAYAAMQPMLEDAFAQQDVVLLGGYRYPQQVFFTTFPVNQLSDIRGHKIRVTSPEQGHFVEAFGGLPITLSGSEVPTALERGVIDGVLTASAGGAKKWHEFLPNNYRFAVNYGNSMIIANMDSFEDLDKKDQATLRAIVSEEGEKISAEFIEDEKAQMAFQKSKGMTIAMPADGDAKKANDLLRPYWSEWAKDNGPQYEEALALVLKAIGK; encoded by the coding sequence ATGACTTTAAAAATGCTTGTTGCTAGTGCCATTATGGCTTGTTCAGTTGCAGCTCATGCGACCAATTGGACTGGTTACACCTATTCTTCTGTATCAACAACGGCGGCGGTGAAAGGGATGAACCGCATTAGTGAGCGTGTTGCTGCTGAAACCGATGGGGATTTAAAAATCAAAATCCACCTTGGTAAAACCCTGCAAATTAAATCCTCTGATATTACTCAAGCGGTAGGCGATGGTATTGTTGATTTTGCTGCTGACTTTTTCTTTTCTGGTAACGTACCGATTGCACGCGTACTGAATTTACCAATGTTAATTAATAACAACCAAGAGTGGAAAAAAGCCTACGCGGCGATGCAGCCAATGCTTGAAGACGCTTTTGCACAGCAAGATGTTGTGTTGCTAGGCGGGTATCGTTATCCACAACAGGTCTTTTTTACCACTTTTCCGGTTAATCAACTGAGTGACATCAGAGGTCATAAGATCCGCGTAACATCCCCTGAACAAGGTCATTTTGTTGAAGCTTTTGGTGGTTTGCCTATCACGCTATCTGGTAGTGAAGTACCCACTGCGCTTGAACGTGGCGTGATTGATGGCGTGTTAACGGCCAGTGCTGGTGGTGCTAAGAAGTGGCATGAATTTTTGCCAAATAATTACCGTTTTGCGGTGAACTACGGTAACTCCATGATCATCGCGAACATGGATTCTTTTGAAGATTTAGATAAGAAAGACCAAGCAACACTTCGTGCCATTGTTTCTGAAGAAGGCGAGAAAATTTCAGCTGAATTCATTGAAGATGAAAAAGCACAAATGGCTTTTCAGAAATCGAAAGGGATGACCATCGCGATGCCTGCTGACGGCGATGCTAAAAAGGCCAATGATTTACTTCGTCCATACTGGTCTGAGTGGGCAAAAGACAATGGCCCTCAATACGAAGAAGCATTGGCATTGGTCCTAAAAGCGATTGGTAAGTAA
- a CDS encoding TRAP transporter small permease: MHSEQPLKGVAPAAPLFNILGKSIGVLSSVILCALVTLVSLEVFLRSVFGYSLGFVEEVTGYLVVALTLFGAAMAVRANSLFQVQVVFDVLPLKLKRLLGTLFTLVAIVICVVLAWKTFGLVESSFGRGKFAPTVLRTPLWIPQMLLPLGFTVIGVFLLEHLLILLRMKEGHN, translated from the coding sequence ATGCATTCCGAGCAACCTTTGAAAGGTGTAGCGCCCGCTGCACCTCTTTTTAATATTTTGGGTAAAAGCATTGGCGTGCTTTCTTCCGTGATACTGTGTGCGTTGGTCACTCTTGTGTCATTAGAAGTCTTTTTGCGATCGGTATTTGGTTACTCACTTGGTTTTGTTGAAGAGGTGACTGGGTATTTAGTGGTTGCGCTCACTTTATTTGGTGCGGCAATGGCTGTGCGAGCAAATTCTTTGTTCCAAGTACAAGTGGTGTTTGATGTTTTACCGCTTAAGTTAAAAAGGTTGCTTGGTACGCTATTTACACTTGTTGCCATTGTTATTTGTGTTGTCTTGGCTTGGAAAACCTTTGGTTTAGTCGAAAGCTCGTTTGGCCGTGGGAAGTTCGCGCCAACTGTATTGCGTACACCTTTATGGATACCACAAATGCTTTTACCTTTAGGTTTTACTGTCATTGGGGTGTTCCTACTGGAGCATCTCCTTATTCTGTTACGCATGAAAGAAGGCCATAACTAA
- a CDS encoding TRAP transporter large permease: MEGILIFGLLVGLIIGGMWVQFAVASAGLAYLWAIKGFAGWKALGIVSWGSANSFTLAAIPLFILMAEILLGSGLSSRLYNGVSPFVRRLPGGLLHTNIAGSGIFAAISGGSAPTAAAMSTVALPELSSRGYNVRLVSGSLAAGGTLGILIPPSITMIIYSTFTETSIAQLFSAGLLPGILLAVFYMGLIMIRCIMNPSLAPADKSKLTFKELYTAALDVLPFLMLIFIVLGSIYGGIATPTEAGAVGVLGAMLIAGIYKRLNLALLQNALSRTIKMSGNILFIVFTSMIFAYATALSGAGETLVNYLQDADVSRIAFLIIVMVIFAILGCFMEGLGMIAIIVPVIFPALMALDINLIWFGVFVVILVELGQLTPPLGVILFVVASSSDKVKVEDVVLGTLPFFIVIVAFLFLLMAFPEIALYLPSLTTG; encoded by the coding sequence ATGGAAGGCATTTTAATATTTGGTCTTCTTGTAGGACTTATTATTGGTGGGATGTGGGTGCAGTTTGCTGTTGCCAGTGCTGGACTCGCATACCTATGGGCAATTAAGGGCTTTGCTGGCTGGAAAGCTTTAGGCATAGTAAGTTGGGGCTCTGCGAATAGCTTTACCCTTGCTGCTATTCCGTTATTTATTTTAATGGCGGAAATCTTATTAGGGTCAGGGTTAAGTTCTCGACTTTATAACGGCGTATCGCCATTTGTGCGTCGCTTACCTGGTGGTTTGTTGCATACCAATATTGCTGGTAGCGGTATATTTGCCGCTATATCAGGAGGCAGTGCGCCAACGGCGGCGGCGATGTCGACAGTCGCGTTACCAGAACTGTCTTCACGTGGTTATAACGTCCGCTTGGTTTCTGGATCATTGGCGGCCGGGGGAACCTTAGGGATTTTGATTCCGCCTTCGATCACCATGATCATCTATTCAACCTTTACTGAAACATCGATCGCGCAACTATTTTCCGCTGGCTTATTGCCGGGGATTTTGTTGGCTGTGTTTTACATGGGCTTGATTATGATTCGATGCATCATGAATCCAAGCTTGGCACCTGCTGATAAAAGCAAGTTAACCTTTAAAGAACTTTACACCGCCGCTCTGGATGTACTGCCGTTCTTGATGCTGATCTTTATTGTTTTGGGCAGTATTTATGGCGGTATTGCCACACCAACGGAAGCTGGGGCTGTGGGCGTTTTAGGTGCCATGTTAATCGCAGGTATATACAAACGTTTGAACCTTGCTCTGCTGCAGAATGCGTTATCCCGTACGATCAAAATGAGCGGTAATATCCTGTTTATTGTTTTCACTTCGATGATTTTTGCTTACGCAACGGCCTTGTCTGGAGCAGGTGAAACCTTGGTGAACTACTTACAAGATGCTGATGTTTCACGCATTGCGTTTCTCATTATTGTGATGGTGATTTTCGCTATCTTGGGCTGTTTTATGGAAGGTTTAGGGATGATCGCGATTATTGTCCCTGTGATTTTTCCTGCTTTGATGGCATTGGATATTAACCTTATTTGGTTCGGAGTGTTTGTCGTTATTTTGGTGGAGTTGGGTCAGCTCACGCCACCATTGGGTGTGATCCTATTTGTGGTTGCTAGCTCTTCTGACAAGGTTAAAGTAGAAGATGTTGTCTTAGGGACGCTGCCATTTTTCATTGTGATTGTGGCCTTTCTTTTCCTATTGATGGCATTTCCTGAGATCGCTTTGTATTTACCCTCATTAACAACAGGTTGA